The genomic window AGAAGAAGGTGGAAGTCTTCGATGAAGATGATGCTGTGCTCGCGCAGCTAGGGTATACCCAAGGTAAGTTGTATATTCGACATTGACTCACATAGCTGATGCATTGTCCAGAGTTGAAGCGCAGTTTTGGCCTCGTCGGCATGGTCGGTTTCTCCTTCAGTATCGTCACTTCTTGGACGGCATTGAGTGGCGTACTCATCATCGGCGTGGAGACCGGTGGGCCGCCAGTGATGATATGGGGCTGGCTTGCGGTCTGCTTGTTCACGTTGTCTGTCGCATACTCAATGGCTGAGATGTGTAGTGCGTGAGTGTGACTGCCTTTCATACAATGTACATTCACTGACACCGGCAGATACCCACTTGCTGGCGGACAGTACAGCTGGGTGGCAATCCTCGCACCTACAAGCTGGGCGAGAGGATTCTCATACATCTGTGGATGGTTCATGCTCATTGGTGTCCTAGCCATGGGTGCCACCAATAACTTCATTGCAACGAACTTTGTCCTCGGCACTGCACAACTCAACTACGGGTTCACGATCGAGCGGTGGCATACAGTTCTGGTAGCCTATCTCGTCACTTTCATCGCCATGGCTTCCAATATCTTCCTTCCACACATCTTGAATAAGCTTTCGAAAGCCATCCTCGCCTGGAACCTGCTCTCGTTCGTGGTCTGTTTGGTAACCATACTCGCGACCAACGACCATAAACAGTCACCGAAATTTGTGTTCAGTGACTTTCAGAACTTCACTGGTTGGACACCACCATATGCTGTTGTTCTTGGTCTTCTCCAGAGTGAGTCCTCGTTGTAGACGACAGAAGTAATGCACACTAACCATCACAAGGCGCTTATGGCATGTGCTGTTACGATGCGCCCGCTCACATGACAGAAGAAATTAAGAACGCTCGTAAGCAGGCACCTCGTGCAATCATCATGGCCGTATACATGGGCTTCATCACTGGCTTCATCTGGCTCATTGCATTGAGCTTCTGCATTGGCGACCTCGACACCACTGCTACCACAGCGACGGGTGTACCCGTCATCGAGATCATCTTCAACTCTACCGGAAGTGTGGCAGGCGCCTCGGTGCTATCTTCGATGATATCTGTCATCTGCTTAGTAGCTTCGAACTCGCTGATGGCTGAAGGCTCGAGATCAGTGTACGCCTTTGCGCGAGACCAAGGAATGCCGTTCTCGGACCTGCTGAGCAAGGTCTCTTCGAGAAGTGTCCCAGTGTATGCCGTATTGTTGACGGGCATCGTACAAATTGCTTTTAACTCCATCTATTTCGGAACAGTGACTGGCTTCAACACTATCGTCGCCATCGCCACTCAAGGATTTTGTAAGCAACAGACAGCTTTTTAGAAAAAGCATCATCTGACATCCACAGACCTATCCTACGCCATGCCATTGCTCGCTCGAATCATCGCCCACTTCTCCGGCAAAAAGACGCGACTTGAGGGCTCTTACTCACTCGGTCGGTACGGCATTCTGCTGAACATCATCGGcttcctgttcctagctTTCATGTGCATCATCTCGAACTTCCCCAGTGCTACGCCGGTGAATAGCGAGAACATGAACTACACTTCGGCCGCGACGGGCTTGATTATGCTGCTGAGTGCTATATTTTGGTTTACGACGGGGAGGAAGAAGTTCACGGGTCCGGAGAGTGGACATCTGCTGGATGTCGTCACCTAGTTGGTCCGTCTTTCAGCGAAAACTTCATTCCCTTGGAGGTGGACAGAAGTGCGCGTGGTCGCAATTGTGGACCTATCTTAGCGTATCTGAAGACCCAATCTATGTTGACATTTGTCTTTACAAGTATCTCCTGTTCCCTGTCCGCTTATGCTTTCCAATGGCTATTTGCTGTTCGTTCGGCCTCGCATCTGGACCATGACACCGCGCCAGCGCAACACGAGAGATGTCGCCGTGCGAGCAGAAAGCCAGCTGCGTCATCAGCCGCATGTAAACATACTATATCCAACCGTTCTCGATGAAGGTTTCGATGATATCGCTAGCCTCAAGGTTCACAATGTGTCGTGACAAGATCAAATCGCACGTTGCTTACAAGTCTGTTCCTTCCAGCAAATGGCGCTCAGGCTGCCACATGCCATAGCCTACATTCAACGGGGCTCGGCTGTGTCAAAACTAGCTTGTTTCATCTCGAGACGGGTGCAAATGCAATCCTTCGTTCTGGATCCATGCAAATTAGCTAACTCTATCCCGTCATATCGAGGCGGCACATGCTAGAACGCCTTCTGCTGAGCTGGCATTTCTGATATTCAATATAGGTCAACAGTTCCATTTTCGGCTTCTAGTGGGCTGACAAGCCGCTTGGTTGGTGGTAAGGGCGAACATGCTGCTGGTTAAGCATTCTTTGTGGCGCTCAATCACATACCCTAGCTTGCCGATACACAACGCCATTATTATTTCTAAGTTCGATATCGGAGTAGACTTGGGCCGCAGTAGCACTTGGGCTTCTCAAAGAACATAAGCTATTGTCAAAATGTGCCGCATTCTTCTTCTCGTGCGTTCCCCTCCGGAGGCGATGCTTACCTAGGTAGAGAGACGATAACTTGGTTCAGCTGACACGGGGTTGTCCAAAGCAGTGCGTGCGCGTTGATTAGTTTCACTAGTACCACCCTGCGTTTGCGTCTAGTTCCGTCTGTAGAGAACTTTGCTAATCCAGTGCCCTGGAAAGTCTATTACATGTATGTGCCTTCGCGCTGCTCAACAAGTGTCGCCATTAGCTGAAGGTCTACTCTCATCAAAGCAAACCACTGCCACAAGACGTCTGACTGGCTGCTACTCAACATGAGAACTCCTGGTTTCTCAATGGCGGTGGCTCTTGCAGCTACCGTTTCCCTCACTCACCCTGCAACATGCAAGACATGTACGAAATACTGCGGCTATAGCCTTTTAGACTTTGATAAACTCTCCTTTCCGTACTCGAGTATCTTCATCACTACCTTTTTCTACGCTACCCATCATCTCTTTCTTGAAGCGCGCCACTCTGAATTGTTTGCAGGCTTTTCCCAGGGTTTGCTCGAGGAGACAATCAAGTTCATCAATAGGCCTGTTGATGCTACACGTGTCAGCCAATCGCTCTTCTACAGCTACAAGGATTGGAATGGAGGCCAGCACTTTCAGTTCTACGATTGTTGTAAAAAGCTATGCCATGATTGTGGCGCAGATCTGACTGGTGACGCATGCTTTGATAAGTTGGTGTAGATGGCATGTCGGTAGCATGGAAACGGTCAGCAAGAAAATCGACGGCTTTCGTTATTTTCCCTCGTCAAACACGAGCCCAACAATGAGGTTGCAACACTTGAGTTGGGACAGGATGATGTACAGATTTCACTGGCAGGTCATGCGAACCCTGACATTCATGCTGCAAGGAGATACAGACTTCGTAGTCTGTACCTTCTTTCGTGTAGTAATGTGTGGAGATCTGGAGCGGTACTTACAAGAGGATCTGGGATGAAGTAGGAGAGATTGTGATATAGTATCGCTGAACTCCTCCTACATAGCAGCTCTCGACACTTCTCGACGTCCAGGGATCACGGCTGGTTGCATTCGGCTCTTTGTACTTTGTACCACTAAACCAAGGGCATTTCTTGCGATGATTCCTGCATGATGATTGGTGGAACAACCTTCGGCTAGCATCCTACGAGCCCCTCGGCATACTATGGTCTCCGgcaaaagtagagtcccatggccagtgcgTAGGCTAGTATACGGAACTGTTAATTACAGATATGCATGGACGATTTCTATCTTACTAAGACAAAGGTAGCCTGCTTATTGGTGTGGGACATGTTCTTAATTTCGGTAGAGGCTTCCAGAAACCCTTGTCGAATCCCTGTctgcactggccatgggactctacttttgcCGGAGACCATAGTAAACCCTAGCACAAGGACGTAAGCTAGAGTATTACACACTCGCGCGAACTGGTAACGATCTGACTGAAGAAACATCACAAAATGGCACCCAGTTTTGAAAATCCAATTATTCGTGGCTTTAACCCAGATCCTACCGTCTGCGTAGTCCCGTCGCCCACGCTCGGCGGAAAACCGACGTACTACCTGAGCACTTCGACATTCGAATACTTTCCTGGTTGTGCGATATACCGCTCTATAGACATCATCAATTGGACGCTGATCGGCCACGCTTTGACCCGACCATCCCAACTCAATCTCCGCACAGTCGAGCCCGGAGCCGGAAGCTGGGCCTCCACACTGCGCTACAGAGCAGCCGAAAAGAGATGGTACCTCTTCAACGGCGTGTATCATCGCTACCGACCCAGTAGTGACGAACGCATCTTCCCGCGTGGTTTCTACGTCTGGACCAACGACATTGACACAGACGGAAGCTGGAGTGATCCGGTCTACTTCGACAATCCTGGGTTCGACCAAGACGTATTCTGGGATGATGACGGGAAGACGTATCTCTCGACGACAGTTAGGATCGCTGATCGTGATCCGGCGAGTAAATTGAAAGACTTTGCGATCCATATCTCGGAAATTGATCTGCCGACCGGGAGGACATTGATGCCGCCTGTGTGTATTCGGCAGAGCAAGTATGGCGTTGCAGAGGGGAGTCATATCATGAAGAAGGATGGGTACTATTACTTGCTCGTTGCTGAGGGCGGCACGGAAGCGGGGCATCAGGAGTGGGCATATAGGAGCGAGAAAGGCGTGTTTGGCCCCTGGGAAAGTCAGGGGAAGCCATTGTGGTATAACGGATCCGACGAGGAGGTTCAGAGGACAGGGCATGCAGACGTGTTTGAAGATGAGCAGGGGCGATGGTGGGGTGTCTTTCTTGGTGTCAGACCAGTCGCGAAAGAAGGGAATTTTCTCGAGCCACAGCTCGGTAAGTTTTTTTCTGGATACTTGGAACCTGTCATTAAATGCTGACACTTTGCAGGAAGAGAGACGTTCCTAGTCAAGGTTGAGTGGGTTGACGGCTGGCCAGTGTTTAACGACGGCAAGAACATCAAGTTCCAGACCGAAGGCCGGGATGAGGTTATTCAGCTTGTGGCTCAGTCAAAACCAAAAGGCGTTCGCTGGCAGGCTTCTCTAAACTCGAACACAGATGCGCTTGAGCTTGGCTGGTACCAGAAAAACACTCCACTCAAGCCATGTCATTCATTCACTGAGCGTCCAGGATATCTACGTCTTCACGGCGGATGTTATGATCTTTCATCTCCAGAAGCACCCGCCCTGCTCCTGCGGAAGCAGGAAAGCTACCACGATCAGTTTTCCGCGACGCTAGAATTCAAGCCCAGTCGCAAAGGTTATGAAGCAGGTGTGACTGTCTGGTGGAGCATGTACTCGTTCGGCTCAATAGGTATAACAGCTGTGGTCCACGAGAACAAACTCACCCCGACTATTGTGTGCAGAACGCCCACAGGAAAGGTCGGTGAGATAGAAACAACCTATCCGGCGATAGGATCTACGACCAGTGGAGAGCCTTTCAACTCTTCAGCACCCTCGCGCCTGACAGCTGAATGTACTCCAACAGCTTATACGCTGATGCTTTCCCAAAGATCGTCCAAATGGAGCTTCTCTTTTGGTACAGAGATTCTCTGCATTATGCCTCCTGTAGGCGGTGCCTTCACAGGAACTATGTTTGGTATCTATTCGTTCGGTTTATGGGAGCCGGTGCTAGATCCAGCGGACTTCAAAGATATTGTAATCCGGTCATAGGAGCCATAATGACCACGAGGCCTAGGTTTTCTGGCCAAGTGTCTGAGTATGAAAGTGTTCATAAGGTTTGAATTGCATTTATGCTAGCTTTGTGCAGTATCGGTCAGACAGCTGGTGATGTCACTACCTCCACCACATGCATGTCCTTGAGTTTGATGAACCACCTCTAGGGGTGGTGCGGCTGAGCTTTGGCCAGGAACTATGATACGAATAATGAACAGAAGTATCAACATCTTAGAACTGATCTAACGCGTATCTTAAACCGGTTTACACGGTGGTAGATCCGTCTTCAGAGCATTGGCACGTTGATCATGGTATGTCGACATCAAGGCTCTTAGAACGCGATTTAGCTCGTCTGAGGATTGAACAACTCTCATGTACCATAGTAATGATAGTGCACTACTACCACCCACAAATATCAAACATCTTGGTATCATCCCCAGCACATCAACgccttatcttttctacAACGCCTCCTTTCATCCTCTAGTCCAAGCCGACAGCAATCGCCGCCAGCGCCCAATCCATGAACCCGGCATTCGTGTCGAGAATGTTTTGGTTGAACTCACTCAGTGTCGGGTAGAAGTTCGTCGAGTATCCAAATTCCATGGTGTAACCATAGACCTTGTTCGCACCGCTCTTGGCCCAAAATCTGCTGAACGCATAGTCGTCGCTTGCGCCAGATGTGGGATACAGACCTACAGATTGCCCGGAAGTGTATGAGCGGCCACCGACAGCCTTCATAGCAGCAACGGTCTTTGCGGCGACGTTCTTGATGTTGGTGAAATCCGCGGCAGGGATGTATTCCTTGTAAACAGTGTCACCGGTGACGCCACGCTTACCGTCGTAGGCAGTGTTGAGGAAGTTCATAGTAGTGGTTGTTGTCTGgtcatcgtcgtcgcccCATGAGTAGAGGATGTCACCAGCTGCGGAGTGGATGTCCATGAACCAGCGGATCTAAATTGTCAGCACAGTTAGCCTGCACATATCTGTGTATAACTTACTTTAGGGAATGAGTCGTAGATGGATACATGGTTCTTCGTCTCTGGCTCTGATGCAGCTGCAGTACCGTAGAAAGTTTCTGAACTTGGTGATGTGGAAGCTGGGGCCTCATCGGGATCGAAGTACTTGCGGAAGTTCCAGAGGAAATCAAAGTTGCGGTTGAGGTCGACGCCGATGGAAGACCCGCTGGAACCAGACTTTGTGTTCCTATTTTTGCGCCAGAGAGAGCCACTAGACTGATCGTACGTGACACCGTCAGGGTTGACAAGAGGGAAGAAGACAATACCGGCAGCAAGCACGCTCTTTACTTGAGCATTAGTGTAGGTCTTCTTGCCGTATGTGAGGCCGGTGCCGGCTTTGTTTGCGGCGAGCAAATCGGAAATCCAGTAGAGAAGCTGGTCAGGTCCACCTCGCTCACGAGCGTGTACGCCGGCACTCAGGTAGAGACGGTATGCTGACTTGTCTGTTCCAGCACCGACGAATCCAGCAACTGATGTTGCACCGTTGAAGGTCTTGTAGGGAAGCGTGACTGAGCCTACACCGTAGTTCTTGACTAGTGCGTTGAATGCAGAGTTGACTTCAGCGACATTCATGATGCTGGAGATAGTAGCACCGCTTGCTTGAGTTCCGAGTCCAACGGGAGAGACCGTGCCGGCTTTGAAGCGGTCGCCAGTGCCAATGGGTGCGGTGGCCGCCCTCTTGACCATCTGGCGATGTATAGTGATCTCATCGACCGATGCATACTCCTTGGTCAGATGCGAGATCTGGTCTTCCGTCAACAAGGCATGGAGGGTAAAGTGGCCATCGTCTGTGGGATGGGCAACAGGTCTGCAGCCAAAGTCGTAGGTATCGTTGCGAACAATGTCCCGGAAATGTGCAGTGGTAGGCGCCTTGAGATGAACAGGCAGAAGCTCGCCCAAAGCTACCGTGCTCTGAAGGACTAGAGTTGCGCCGAGAGCGTACTTCATAATGACCTGTCTGAGATGAAAGTGAAGGGATATGTCAAGGGAAGGCTAGAGATCGATGGGTGTCGGATGTGCGCTTCTCTTATACGCCTCACTGCACCAAGTCAAACTGCATGTGTGTTTCTTGGTCTGAGTCAATCCCTCTTCTGACCCCATCCTATGTTGTTGCTCCACTTCCTACCTGCCGAAAGTCCCTTGTTCGCCGTTCCTTGATGCGAATCGGTACGACCATTCGGCCAATCACGACATTCGGACAAAGTATCGCCATCACGCTAGCCAGCATACCTTCCTAATATGATCAACCCCGGAAGCGGGCGCTTGCAGCGATCATTTGGTCTCTCCTGCCGGCGTATTAAGGTACGTGCGCCGGCATGTTTATTCATCCTTATCGCTCCTTTGAACCTTCCTTGGACCTTCCTTGTTCTAGCTTTGGCAGACTCAGATACTGGGATATATATGAGCTGCAATGCGCGTACGTTGTATAAGGCAGGAGCGAAGACCTAGGAAATGACAACAGTCAGACACGTGCAATTGTTGGGAGGAAGGTGTGTGTTACAAGCTTGCGACAGTGGAGGGAGGGCCGCCCACGTCACTTTTCCCGTCAATTGCGACGTGAGAGAGCGTATCAAGACGGGTGTACGCCAGGAAGAGGTAAGTGGTGTACGAGAGGCCAAATCCGAATTCGTAGCGGGGGGTGGAGTTCTTCTGATCGAAATACTTATAGTCGATGTAGTTGTCCTCAGGGAAGCTGATCACGGACTCCCCGCTGATTTGCGTGTTCGGGTCATAATCGGATTCGTACTTGGCGATGGTGTGGATGAGCTTGCCGGAGGGATTGACATCACCGAAGAGAACGTCGTTGATGGCATGGCCAGAGGATTGGCCAAGAGGTCCACCGTAATAGACGCCGGTGACGTTCTCGTGGGTGGCCCACTAATCGAGCAGACGGGGACCGACAGTgttgacgacgacgatggtGTTGTTGCAGTTGTCGGCAACGGTGTTCACAAGGCTGTCATGTGTCAGCTAATGCGCCTCCATAGATTGTACTGTACTTACTGGTCGCCCTCAGCGTTGGCCAACTCGCTCCTGTCACCTCCCTCACCAGCCCAAGCGTTGATGAACACAACGCAGGCATCAGCGCCGTCAGCAATACCAAGGGTCGTCTCATATATCTCAGCATCAGAACCGTCGCTGAGCATCATACCACCACCAGAGCTTTCGACAACGGTGTTGTTGAACCACCACTTCAGCATGAAGCCATCGGCCTGAGCGCGCTCATTGAAGGCTTGGAAGGGGCTAACGAGAAAGCTAGCTGAAGACATGGCCGAGCCACCATTCTGTGACATGTGGCCATCCATGGTAGCGTCCACACCGGACATGACGGTAAGAGCAATGTTGGGACCCATAAGACGTGGTGCATCATGCAGACCGAAAATGGAGACCACCTTGCTATTCTTCAAGGAAGGGCGTTGTTGGTGTTTTGCTGTCTTGCACAGGACATGCGGCTCTACTTCAAAGCGTCTCTTGATCCTGGTGGGCTACGTCTTTCTGTCTAGGCCCATCTATGGAAATTTCGTACAAGGTCTTTCGTCAATCGAGATGTGCAGTTGTGGGCCGCTGTTAGTTGCGCGTGGCACAAATTTCAGTCGACTTGTCGCAACGACATTGACTGTGTCTGTTTGATAGCAGTCATGTGTGGAATGGCGGAGTTGTCATCTGTCACACATCAGCAAACCTGCGCCACGTACTGACGAACTCACTTGAAAGTACAGCAGCTCAGTGCTTCACAATTAGACAGTGAGAACAAAGTAAGGCCGTATTACGCACGGTTTGATCACATCGCAAACAAGCATTTCATCGATACCCCGATTGTCTGACGAACTGCTCCAGAAGGGAACATATGTCGAGAGTTGCTAGAGATGCATGGAACATTGGTGTGATGCATCCGGAAAGTACGTGACGTGTAATAGACGAAGATCAGAGGGCTTGGCTATCgataccgtgtccgtgcgcgtgatgcCCGGATTCGCGTGACGCCCCACCAACCGCCTCAACGCTTATACAGAGATGAGGTTATACAGCTACCTacaatagctattattataagaatttgtagtagagtagtaaagTAATGCTTGTAATTAATTTAGCctatctatatttacttagaaGTGTAATAttgcagctgctgcaggTGGTAATAGTTAGGGCAGCTAGAGGCGGCAATAGGGGACCACGTCCACTAACATTATCCCTAGAAGCACGTTTTTAatgcttttttagctaggttg from Ascochyta rabiei chromosome 2, complete sequence includes these protein-coding regions:
- a CDS encoding Beta-glucosidase → MGPNIALTVMSGVDATMDGHMSQNGGSAMSSASFLVSPFQAFNERAQADGFMLKWWFNNTVVESSGGGMMLSDGSDAEIYETTLGIADGADACVVFINAWAGEGGDRSELANAEGDHLVNTVADNCNNTIVVVNTWATHENVTGVYYGGPLGQSSGHAINDVLFGDVNPSGKLIHTIAKYESDYDPNTQISGESVISFPEDNYIDYKYFDQKNSTPRYEFGFGLSYTTYLFLAYTRLDTLSHVAIDGKSDVGGPPSTVASLSSLLPYTTYAHCSSYISQYLSLPKLEQGRSKEGSKER
- a CDS encoding Beta-glucosidase, giving the protein MGPNIALTVMSGVDATMDGHMSQNGGSAMSSASFLVSPFQAFNERAQADGFMLKWWFNNTVVESSGGGMMLSDGSDAEIYETTLGIADGADACVVFINAWAGEGGDRSELANAEGDHLVNTVADNCNNTIVVVNTWATHENVTGVYYGGPLGQSSGHAINDVLFGDVNPSGKLIHTIAKYESDYDPNTQISGESVISFPEDNYIDYKYFDQKNSTPRYEFGFGLSYTTYLFLAYTRLDTLSHVAIDGKSDVGGPPSTVASL